The stretch of DNA ACTCTGGAGGTGGCGGAGGCCCTCGGCGCGCAGGCGCTGCTCTTCCAGACGCCGGCCTCGTTTGCTCCGGAAGAGCGCTTCATTCGCAACCTGCGCGCCTTTTTCCGCGCTCACCCGCCGGCGGCCACGCGCCTTTGCGTCTGGGAGCCCAGGGGTCCGTGGCCCGAGGGGCTCGTGGGCGAGCTGTGCAGGGAACTCGGTCTTGTGCACGGCGTGGACCCCTTCGCCGCCCGGCCGGCCACCCGGGGAACCGCCTACTTCCGCCTGCACGGTATCGGCGGCTACCGGCACCGCTTCACGGACGCGGAGCTTGACCGGCTTGCCTCCGAAATAAGGCAACGACTGGAAGCCCAGGAGGATGTGTGGTGTTTTTTCAATAACGTTACCATGGCTGATGATGCGGCCCGGCTGGCCGCGCGCCTTTGAAGCCGGGCCCAAAAGCGGAAGGATGTGCTTCACTCATGACAGGAAGTCCGCGCACTCTCAGGCGGGCTCTCGTCGCGGAGCTGGCAGGCATGATGACGGCGTTCGCACTCGCCGTGGCTTTCCCTGCCCTGGCGGAAGAGCCGGCAGGGCAGGCGGGC from Bacillota bacterium encodes:
- a CDS encoding DUF72 domain-containing protein, coding for MPALRIGTCGWSLAQGAYFARFSAIEIQNTFYEPPQLATARRWRQAAPPGFAFAVKVWQLVTHPSTSPTYRRLKTHLDETALRECGYFQLTPAVEMALVRTLEVAEALGAQALLFQTPASFAPEERFIRNLRAFFRAHPPAATRLCVWEPRGPWPEGLVGELCRELGLVHGVDPFAARPATRGTAYFRLHGIGGYRHRFTDAELDRLASEIRQRLEAQEDVWCFFNNVTMADDAARLAARL